The following are encoded in a window of Providencia rettgeri genomic DNA:
- a CDS encoding metal-dependent hydrolase: MTAEGHLLFSVASLIMAHKLQVTPELAQGDWLHLVPGALLGALLPDIDHPSSLPGRLLRIFSLPISKLCGHRGFTHSLLAWLLLMLSCYQWIPPQWSIPTDLIQAFLLGYLSHLIADMLTPSGVPFLWPLPQRFCFPVIRGKNSKRGERFIAVVLTVCACLLPTGYQFDFYTQIEITIKYIKNQLDTHFPT, translated from the coding sequence ATGACCGCTGAAGGGCATCTGCTTTTTTCCGTCGCCTCTTTGATAATGGCCCATAAACTCCAAGTTACCCCTGAGCTTGCTCAAGGTGATTGGCTGCACTTGGTGCCTGGCGCGTTGTTAGGTGCTTTATTGCCTGATATTGATCATCCGTCTTCGTTGCCCGGTCGGCTGCTACGCATTTTTTCGCTGCCTATTTCTAAGTTATGTGGTCATCGCGGTTTTACCCATAGTTTACTCGCATGGTTACTATTAATGCTGTCATGTTATCAGTGGATACCCCCGCAATGGTCAATTCCGACTGATCTTATTCAGGCGTTTTTATTGGGTTATTTAAGCCATTTAATCGCGGATATGCTAACACCATCCGGTGTGCCTTTTTTATGGCCATTACCTCAACGTTTCTGTTTTCCGGTTATTCGTGGGAAAAATAGCAAACGTGGTGAACGTTTTATTGCGGTCGTTTTGACGGTTTGTGCCTGTCTGTTACCTACCGGGTATCAATTTGATTTTTATACCCAAATAGAAATCACAATAAAATATATTAAAAATCAGCTAGATACACACTTCCCTACATAA
- a CDS encoding YegP family protein, with the protein MGYYELKKSTKDVAQPYYFVLKAANHEIIATSEMYASKQSALKGIASVQKNGSSETIKDLTV; encoded by the coding sequence ATGGGCTATTATGAATTGAAAAAATCCACGAAAGATGTGGCTCAGCCTTATTACTTCGTATTAAAAGCTGCAAATCATGAAATTATTGCTACCAGTGAGATGTATGCCTCTAAACAATCCGCACTAAAAGGGATTGCATCTGTGCAAAAAAACGGTTCGTCAGAGACCATTAAAGACTTAACCGTTTAG
- a CDS encoding helix-turn-helix domain-containing protein — translation MNLPTPPIELISKALARERQKSGLSLSELSRKAGIAKSTLSQLESGSGNPSIETLWAICVALDIPFARLIEEKQDTVTVIRHGEATPVSAEHANYLAFLLSSAPDDSRRDIYTVIAQPGRDRISEPHMRGVSEHIIITAGRALVGPLDNPVELAVGDYIHYPGDEPHVMRALEPNTMAVMIIDKQN, via the coding sequence TTGAATTTACCCACGCCTCCCATTGAACTTATCTCAAAAGCGCTGGCTCGCGAACGGCAAAAAAGTGGGTTATCACTTTCTGAATTATCGCGTAAAGCAGGCATCGCCAAATCCACGCTTTCCCAATTAGAATCGGGTAGTGGTAACCCAAGTATTGAAACATTGTGGGCGATTTGTGTCGCCTTAGATATACCCTTTGCTCGTTTAATCGAAGAAAAACAAGATACTGTGACTGTTATTCGCCATGGTGAAGCCACCCCCGTCAGTGCCGAACATGCGAATTACTTAGCCTTTTTACTATCGTCCGCCCCTGATGATTCCCGCCGAGACATTTACACTGTGATTGCACAACCGGGACGTGATCGTATTTCCGAGCCTCACATGCGTGGTGTCAGTGAACATATTATTATTACCGCAGGTCGCGCCTTAGTTGGCCCATTGGATAACCCTGTTGAGTTAGCTGTTGGTGATTATATCCACTACCCCGGTGATGAACCCCATGTTATGCGAGCATTAGAGCCTAATACGATGGCAGTCATGATCATCGATAAACAGAACTAA
- a CDS encoding YkgJ family cysteine cluster protein: MSNIHILKTDASDNPCVSCGACCAYFRVSFYWAEAENGGGVVPEHLTEQITPFMSCMHGTNQKQNTRCTALKGTIGQCVSCSIYAQRPTPCREFEQSWQNGIYNEACDRARAAHGLPPLEPHQPQIAC; encoded by the coding sequence ATGTCAAATATTCATATTCTAAAAACCGATGCTTCCGATAATCCTTGTGTAAGCTGCGGTGCTTGTTGCGCCTATTTTCGTGTCTCCTTTTATTGGGCAGAAGCAGAAAATGGCGGCGGCGTTGTACCTGAGCATTTAACCGAGCAAATCACACCTTTTATGAGTTGTATGCACGGCACCAACCAAAAGCAAAATACGCGCTGTACTGCGCTAAAAGGCACGATAGGGCAATGTGTGTCTTGCTCAATTTACGCTCAAAGACCAACGCCTTGTCGTGAGTTTGAGCAGTCTTGGCAAAATGGTATCTATAATGAAGCCTGCGACCGCGCACGTGCCGCTCATGGATTGCCACCATTAGAACCACATCAACCGCAAATCGCTTGCTAA
- a CDS encoding L-cystine transporter: MNIPLIINVLVFVALLILLAKLGTKGWSLSKKVLVGLVFGVAYGVVLHLVYGSGHQTVKDSILWFNIVGNGYVQLLQMVIMPLVFASILSAVARLHKASSLGKISFLTIGTLLLTTAIAALVGILIANLFGLTAEGLVQGQSETARLNAIETNYIGKVSDLTVPQLILSFIPKNPFADLTGANPTSIISVVIFAAFLGVAALQLFKDDKERGEKALAAIDVMQAWAMKLVRLVMRLTPYGVMALMIKVVASSNLHDIINLGTFVIASYVALGIMFIVHGIFVATTGLNPIKFFKKAGPVLTFAFTSRSSAASIPLNIETQTRRFGIPESIASFSASFGATIGQNGCAGIYPAMLAVMVAPTMGINPFDPLWIATLVGIVTVSSAGVAGVGGGATFAALIVLPAMGLPVTLVALLISVEPLIDMGRTALNVSGSMTAGTVTSQLMGETDKAVFNQDDDAELKHV, translated from the coding sequence ATGAATATTCCTCTAATTATTAATGTGCTCGTTTTTGTAGCACTGCTGATACTGTTAGCAAAACTGGGAACGAAAGGCTGGAGCCTGTCAAAAAAAGTGTTAGTCGGTCTAGTCTTCGGTGTCGCTTATGGTGTCGTGCTGCACTTGGTTTATGGTAGTGGTCACCAGACAGTAAAAGACTCCATTCTGTGGTTTAACATTGTTGGTAATGGTTATGTGCAGCTATTACAAATGGTGATCATGCCATTAGTTTTCGCCTCCATTTTAAGTGCGGTTGCAAGACTGCATAAAGCCTCTTCACTCGGTAAAATTAGTTTCTTAACAATTGGCACATTACTGTTAACGACCGCAATTGCCGCTTTAGTCGGTATTTTAATTGCCAACTTATTTGGTCTGACCGCCGAAGGTCTCGTACAAGGTCAGTCGGAAACCGCGCGCTTAAATGCCATCGAAACCAACTACATTGGTAAAGTTTCTGACTTAACCGTGCCACAATTGATCTTATCGTTTATTCCTAAGAATCCATTTGCCGATTTAACGGGAGCAAACCCAACATCAATCATTAGTGTTGTTATTTTTGCCGCTTTCTTAGGAGTAGCTGCATTACAACTGTTTAAAGATGATAAAGAGCGCGGCGAAAAAGCATTAGCCGCAATTGATGTTATGCAAGCTTGGGCTATGAAATTAGTTCGGTTGGTAATGCGTTTAACGCCTTATGGCGTCATGGCGCTAATGATCAAAGTGGTCGCAAGCTCTAATCTTCACGATATTATTAACTTAGGCACATTTGTTATCGCATCTTACGTGGCTCTCGGTATCATGTTTATTGTCCACGGTATTTTTGTCGCAACAACCGGCTTAAACCCGATTAAATTCTTTAAAAAAGCAGGTCCGGTACTGACATTCGCCTTTACCAGCCGTTCAAGCGCTGCAAGTATTCCGCTGAATATTGAAACCCAAACACGCCGTTTCGGTATTCCTGAATCGATTGCCAGTTTCTCAGCATCATTTGGTGCAACTATTGGCCAAAATGGTTGTGCAGGTATTTACCCTGCAATGTTAGCCGTAATGGTGGCACCAACGATGGGAATTAATCCATTCGATCCACTGTGGATTGCAACATTAGTCGGTATTGTCACGGTGAGTTCAGCAGGTGTCGCAGGTGTCGGCGGTGGCGCAACATTTGCCGCGCTAATCGTACTGCCTGCCATGGGCTTACCTGTTACCTTGGTTGCTTTATTGATTTCAGTTGAGCCATTGATTGATATGGGTCGTACTGCCCTGAACGTAAGCGGTTCAATGACCGCAGGTACAGTCACTAGCCAATTGATGGGTGAAACAGATAAAGCTGTGTTTAATCAAGATGATGATGCTGAATTAAAACACGTTTAA
- a CDS encoding DUF2526 family protein yields the protein MSHYDEIIKKVDLLLDENSVHNMNEMLMQLSHDEQLNQAQRFEQQQRLRDAIFTHHNV from the coding sequence ATGTCCCACTATGATGAAATTATTAAAAAAGTCGATTTACTACTTGATGAAAATTCAGTTCATAATATGAATGAAATGCTTATGCAGCTTTCCCATGATGAGCAGCTTAATCAAGCGCAACGTTTCGAACAACAACAACGCTTAAGAGACGCTATTTTTACCCATCACAATGTTTAG
- a CDS encoding luciferase-like monooxygenase — MSDKKIPLSLLDLAPITQGSTAKEAFSHSLDLAKLAEKLGYHRYWLAEHHNMIGIASAATSVLIGYLAANTQSLRLGSGGVMLPNHSPLVIAEQFGTLNTLYPERIDLGIGRAPGSNQQTMQALRRHMNTDIDNFPQDVAQIVNWFDATNPDPAVRPVPGFGEKIPVWLLGSSLYSATLAAKLGLPFAFASHFAPDLLLQALEVYRTNFQPSQRLSQPYAMVCINIIAADTQREAEFLFTSMQQAFVMLRRGLTSQLPPPVESMANLWSPAEEYGVQQALGMSLVGDKSKIRHGLETILRQTQADEIMVNGQIFDHLSRLHSFELAMQVMNELS, encoded by the coding sequence ATGTCAGATAAAAAAATCCCTCTTTCGTTGCTTGATCTTGCCCCGATCACTCAAGGGTCAACAGCAAAAGAGGCTTTTTCGCATTCTCTTGATCTTGCTAAATTGGCAGAAAAGCTAGGCTATCACCGTTATTGGCTTGCAGAGCACCATAATATGATAGGGATTGCGAGTGCGGCGACATCAGTCTTAATTGGCTACTTGGCCGCGAATACTCAATCATTGCGACTTGGTTCAGGTGGGGTGATGTTACCGAACCATTCCCCTTTAGTGATTGCAGAGCAATTTGGAACACTCAATACGCTTTATCCAGAACGTATTGATTTGGGAATAGGGCGTGCGCCGGGAAGTAATCAACAAACCATGCAAGCACTGCGCCGCCATATGAACACAGATATTGACAATTTTCCACAAGATGTTGCCCAAATAGTCAACTGGTTTGATGCAACCAACCCTGATCCGGCGGTTCGTCCGGTTCCTGGATTTGGTGAAAAAATTCCCGTTTGGTTACTTGGCTCAAGCCTTTATAGTGCCACCCTTGCTGCAAAATTAGGCCTACCTTTTGCTTTTGCCTCACATTTTGCGCCGGATTTATTATTGCAAGCACTTGAGGTTTATCGTACCAACTTCCAACCATCGCAAAGACTCTCCCAACCTTATGCAATGGTATGCATTAATATTATTGCCGCAGATACGCAACGTGAAGCTGAGTTTTTATTTACCTCTATGCAACAAGCGTTTGTGATGTTGCGCCGTGGTCTAACATCTCAGCTACCGCCACCTGTTGAAAGCATGGCTAATCTTTGGTCACCAGCAGAAGAATATGGCGTCCAGCAAGCGCTAGGGATGTCGCTGGTGGGGGATAAGTCGAAAATTCGTCACGGACTAGAAACGATTTTACGTCAAACGCAAGCGGATGAAATCATGGTTAATGGGCAAATTTTTGATCATCTATCGCGGCTACATTCATTTGAACTGGCTATGCAGGTTATGAATGAATTAAGCTAA
- a CDS encoding AzlC family ABC transporter permease, protein MLTSTIFSTLNNSTVKNIALVCLADLIVGISYGALAHSQGFDFWVPLTLSILVLAGASEFLFIGVIFTGGSPISAALAGLLVNSRHIPFSFAVGDLTGKGAKAVLGYHIMNDESVVFGLAQETEKEKRAAFWLCGVGILLCWPTGVIIGEVLGSFVSDTHILGMDAMFPAIILALSLPALTDKRLRITAIIGAIIAVLTTPYLPAGIPVLLALLSLVFYIRK, encoded by the coding sequence ATGCTAACTTCAACTATCTTTTCTACTCTTAATAATAGCACAGTGAAAAATATTGCTCTCGTGTGTCTTGCTGACTTAATTGTGGGTATTTCTTACGGTGCGCTAGCGCATTCTCAGGGCTTTGATTTCTGGGTGCCTTTAACATTATCCATTTTAGTGCTGGCAGGTGCCTCGGAGTTTTTATTTATCGGTGTGATCTTTACCGGGGGAAGCCCTATTTCTGCTGCTCTTGCCGGGCTGTTGGTGAATTCCCGTCATATCCCATTTAGCTTTGCGGTAGGGGATCTGACGGGCAAAGGAGCGAAAGCAGTGCTGGGCTATCATATTATGAATGATGAAAGTGTCGTTTTTGGTCTTGCACAAGAAACAGAGAAAGAAAAACGTGCGGCATTCTGGTTATGTGGGGTGGGGATCCTGCTTTGTTGGCCGACTGGCGTGATAATTGGCGAGGTGCTTGGAAGCTTTGTCAGCGACACGCATATTCTTGGTATGGACGCGATGTTCCCCGCTATTATTTTGGCGCTTTCATTACCTGCGTTAACGGACAAACGATTGAGAATCACCGCGATCATCGGGGCTATTATTGCGGTGTTAACCACACCGTATCTACCCGCAGGGATCCCTGTTTTGCTCGCATTATTGAGCTTAGTTTTTTATATAAGGAAATAA
- a CDS encoding AzlD domain-containing protein — MMDNPWLIFSGIVILAVGTYLMRASGALLKGRVELTENSKALFSAAAIVILFSVATTSTLFSGDTFSDWPKVVGVLVAGILTWYKKPFILIVLSAAVVTALLRLI, encoded by the coding sequence ATGATGGATAATCCGTGGCTGATTTTCAGTGGTATCGTAATATTAGCGGTTGGTACCTATCTTATGCGAGCCTCAGGGGCATTGTTGAAAGGGCGGGTGGAACTTACTGAAAACAGTAAAGCATTATTTTCGGCGGCGGCAATTGTGATTTTATTTTCTGTTGCGACCACATCGACGTTATTTTCAGGGGATACGTTTTCGGATTGGCCTAAGGTAGTTGGTGTATTGGTTGCGGGTATTCTGACTTGGTATAAAAAACCGTTTATCTTAATCGTGTTATCGGCTGCGGTAGTGACGGCATTATTGCGCTTGATTTAA